CGGCGGTGTGGAGATCCCCGAGATGCTGAAGCCGCCGCCTCCGGTGCGCCCCGACGAGGCCGAAGAGGAGGAAGCGGGGGACGAGGAAGAGGGCGGCGAGGCCGAGGAGGCGGAGCCCCGCCCCCGCAGGAGACTGCGCCCGCGCCTCCGCAAGAAGGCCGCGCCGGAACCCGAGGAGGCAGCGGCGCCCGCCCGCGCCGGCTTCTCGCACCCTCTCCTGCTCCTGGCCGCCGCCCTGCTGGTCGCCGGCGCGGTCATGGGCTCCTGGCTGGCCCTCGCGGGCGGCTGGCTGCTCGCGTACAGCTCGCGCAAGCTCTCCCGGGCCGAGGCGAAATGGGCGGCCATGGGCCTGCCCGGAGTCGTCGTGGCCGGAGCCCTCGTCTGGCTCTGGGGCCGCCTGGACGGCAGGTGGGGCGCCCCGATCCCGGACGACGGAATGGGCGAGGCCCTGGCCTCCACCTGGCCGGTGGTGGTCCGCACGGCGGCGGTGGCTTCGGCGCTCTATCTGGTGTGGCGGGCCCGGCGGCGTACGGACTGAAGGGGCCGTGCGGCGTCACGTGGCAGCACATGGCACACCGCGTGGCACCGCCCGGCGCCAGCTGGTGTCATCCGGTGCCGCGTGGTGCCATCTCGTGCCCCCGTAGGCGCCGTGACACGCGTGGCGCCACGATTGCGCACCTAGGTGCCAGCATGTTTTCGCAGGTCAGAGCGTTGGTCTCGGTGGTGAACCCGGAGATGTCCCTTCATGGCTTGCGCGTGGCGCCATAGTGGTGCCATGATGGCGCTATGGACCTCACCCCGTATGTCGACTCCCTCCGCCGCGAACTCGCGGTGGCTGCCGAAGCCGGCGGCAACGAAGCCCGCGAACTGGCCGAGAGGCTCACCGCTCCCCTGGAGTCGGCGACCCGCCTGACCATGCTCAACGTGCTCTCCGCCGCGATGGACGAGATCACCCGTGAACTCGCCCCCGGCTCGGTCGACGTACGGCTGCGCGGACTCGACCCCGACTTCGTGGTGACGCCGCCGCCCACCTATGGCGGCGCACCCGCGGAGCCGGCCGGGCCCGCCGAACCGTTCAGGGCCCCG
The Streptomyces sp. NBC_00234 DNA segment above includes these coding regions:
- a CDS encoding toxin-antitoxin system HicB family antitoxin; this encodes MDLTPYVDSLRRELAVAAEAGGNEARELAERLTAPLESATRLTMLNVLSAAMDEITRELAPGSVDVRLRGLDPDFVVTPPPTYGGAPAEPAGPAEPFRAPAPAEGDEGGTARVNLRLPAHLKARAEEAAAREGLSVNAWLVRAVSAAVDGGTRPRTTGKAQSIGQNFTGWVR